GAGTTGTCCGGCGGCCAGCGCCAGCGCGTCATGATCGCCATGGCGCTCGCCAACCGCCCGGAACTCCTGATCGCCGACGAGCCGACCACCGCGCTCGACGTCACCGTGCAGGCGCAGATCCTCGAACTCCTGAAAAACCTCAAGGAAGAGCACGGCATGTCCATGCTCTTCATCACCCACGACCTCGGCATCGTGCGAAAATTCGCCGACCGCGTCTGCGTGATGACGAAGGGGAAGATCGTCGAGACCGGCCCGGTCGAAGAAATCTTCTCCAATCCGCAGCACGCCTATACACGCCACCTGCTCGCCTCCGAGCCGAGGGGTGAGCCGCGCCCTGCCGACGACAGCCAGCCCGTCGTCGTGGAGGCGGAGGACGTGAAAGTCTGGTTCCCGATCAAGGCCGGCTTCATGCGCCGCGTCGTCGATCATGTGAAGGCCGTGGACGGCATCGACCTGAAACTGCGCGCCGGCCACACGCTCGGCGTCGTCGGCGAATCCGGCTCCGGCAAGACGACGCTCGGCCTCGCGCTGACGCGCCTCATCTCGTCCAAGGGCCGCATCGCCTTCGTCGGTCAGGATATCGCCGGCCGCACCTTCGCCGAGATGCGGCCGCTGCGCCGGCGCATGCAGATCGTCTTCCAGGATCCCTTCGGCTCGCTCTCGCCGCGCATGTCGGTCGCCGATATCGTCGCGGAGGGGCTGAAGGTCCACGAACCGTCGCTCTCCGAGGCCGAGCGCGACCGCCGTGTCGCCGCCGCGCTTGAGGAAACCGGCCTCGATCCTTCGACCCGCTGGCGCTACCCGCACGAATTCTCCGGCGGCCAGCGCCAGCGCGTCGCCATTGCCCGCGCCATGGTGCTGAAGCCCGAATTCGTCATGCTGGACGAGCCGACCTCGGCGCTCGACATGAGCGTGCAGGCGCAGGTGGTCGAGCTGCTGCGCGACCTGCAGGCCAGGCACAATCTCGCCTATCTCTTCATCAGCCACGACCTTAAGGTCGTGCGGGCGCTCGCCAACGACATCATCGTCATGCGCGGCGGGCGCGTGGTGGAAAAGGGCAGGGCGAAGGATATCATCGAGCGGCCGGGCGAGGCCTATACCAAGGCCCTCATGGCCGCCGCCTTCAACCTCGAAGCCGTGCGCAGCGAGACCATCAGCCAATAGCAGGAACCAGCATGTCGACGAAAAGCCCCGTCATCATCGATCTGAAATTCGATCAGGAGCAGGTCGCCGCCGCGCTCAAGGGTGCTTTCCCCGATCGCGAGGTGATCAACCTGCTGCACCCGGCAAACCGCAACCGCGACCTCTCGGGCATCGACTACGCCGTCGTCTGGAAGCCGGGTGCCGACCTCTTCTCCCGGGCGAAGGACCTCAAGGTCGTCTTCTCGGGTGGCGCGGGCGTCGATCATGTCCTTACGCTGCCCGGCCTGCCGGACGTGCCGCTGGTGCGCTTCGTCGACGAGACGCTGACGACGCGCATGAGCGAATGGGTGGTCATGCAGTGCCTCCTGCACCTTCGCCAGCACGGGGCCTATGAGGCGCAGCGCCAGAAGCGCATCTGGCGTGAACTCAACCAACCGGAGGCGAAGGAGATCACCGTCGGCATCATGGGCTTCGGCGTGCTCGGGCAGGATTCGGCGCGCAAGCTGAAGACGCTCGGCTTCAACGTCATCGGCTGGTCGAAGAGCGGCCGCAAGGTCGAGGGCTTCGAGACCTATGACGAAAAGGGTCTCGACGCCTTCCTCGGCAGGACGGATTTCCTCGTCGGCCTGCTGCCGCTGACACCAGATACACGGAACATCTACAATACCGGCCTCTTCACCCGCCTCAGCCGCAAGGGTCCCTTCGGCGCGCCGGTCTTCATCAATGCCGGCCGCGGCGGCAGCCAGGTCGAGGCGGATATCGTCGCCTCCGTCAACGACGGCACGCTGCACGGGGCCTCGCTCGACGTGTTCCAGCAGGAGCCGCTGCCGCTTGAAAGCCCCTTCTGGTCGATGGATAAGGTCCTCATGACCCCGCATGCCTCCGCCGCCTCCGACGTTGCCGCCCTCTTCCGCCATGTCGCCCAGCAGATCGGGCGGCTGGAAAGCGGCAAGCCGCTGGAATATCTGGTGGATCGTGGCGCGGGCTACTGAGCCATGTCGAAGACCACCCGCGCGACACAGGCCCTGACGAAAGCCGGCGTCGTCTTCACCGTCCACACCTACGACTACGATCCGGGTGCCGACCGTGTCGGCATCCAGGCTGCCGAGGCGCTGGGGGAGGATCCCGCGCGCGTCCTCAAGACGCTGATGGCGGAGGTGGACGGCAAGCCGGTCTGCGTCATCGTGCCCTCGGATCGCGAGGTCAGCATGAAGAGGCTGGCAAGCGCCTTCAAGGGCAAGTCCGCCAACATGATGAAGCCGGCCGATGCCGAGCGGCTGACCGGCTTCGTTGTCGGCGGCATCAGCCCCTTCGGCCAGAAGAAGCAGGTGCCGACCGCCATCGAGGAGGCGGCGCTGGCGCACGAGGCCGTCTACATGAACGGCGGCCAGCGTGGCCTTCAGGTGCGCCTTGCCCCGCGCGATGTGGTGACGGCGCTGAAGGCGATAACCGCGTCCGTCATCGCCTGATCTTCTCATTGCCGCTTCGGCGCACTACGTTTCCCGCATCGATTCCAGAAAGCAGGCTGCCATGACCAATCCCTCCATCGATCCGCAAAAGCTCGAAAAACTCGCCGAAGTCGCCGTGCGCGTCGGCCTCCAGCTCCGCAAGGGGCAGGACCTCGTGATGACCGCGCCGATCGCCGCGCTGCCGCTCGTCCGCCTCATCACCAAGCACGCCTATATGGCCGGCGCGGGCCTCGTCAGCACCTTCTATGCCGATGAGGAGGCGACGCTCGCCCGCTACCGCCATGCCCCGGACGAAAGCTTCGACCGCGCGACGGACTGGCTCTACGAGGGTATGGCCAAGGCTTACGCCAACGGCGCGGCGCGCCTTGCGATTGCCGGCGACAACCCGATGCTGCTTTCGGCCGAGGACCCGGCCAAGGTCGCTCGCGCCAACAAGGCCAATTCGACCGCCTACAAGCCGGCGCTGGAGAAGATCGCCAATTTCGACATCAACTGGAATATCGTCTCCTACCCGAACCCGTCCTGGGCCAGGCAGGTCTTCCCGAACGATCCTGAGAACGTTGCTGTCGAAAAGCTCGCCAATGCCATCTTCGCCGCCTCGCGCGTCGATGTCGCCGATCCGGTCGCCGCCTGGGCGGAGCACAATGCCAACCTTGCCAAGCGCTCGGCCTGGCTGAACGGCCAGCGTTTCTCGGCCCTGCATTTCAAGGGACCGGGTACGGACCTGACGGTCGGCCTCGCCGACGGGCACGAATGGCACGGCGGCGCCTCCACGGCGAAGAACGGCATCACCTGCAACCCGAACATCCCGACGGAAGAGGTCTTCACGACGCCCCATGCGCTGCGGGTGGAAGGCCATGTCTCCTCCACCAAGCCGCTCTCCCACCAGGGCACGCTGATCGACGATATCCAGGTCCGCTTCGAGGGTGGCCGCATCGTCGAGGCGAAAGCGTCGAAGGGCGAGGCGGTGCTGAACAAGGTGCTGGACACGGACGAGGGCGCGCGCCGGCTCGGCGAAGTGGCGCTGGTCCCGCATTCCTCGCCGATCTCGGCGAGCGGCATCCTCTTCTACAACACGCTGTTCGATGAGAATGCCTCCTGCCACATCGCGCTCGGCCAGTGCTATTCCAAGTGCTTCCTCGACGGCGCGGGCCTTTCGCCGGATGAGATTCGCGCGCAGGGCGGCAATGAAAGCCTCATCCATATCGACTGGATGATCGGCTCCGACAAGGTGGATATCGACGGCATCCGCGCGGACGGAAGCCGCGCCCCGGTCATGCGCGCCGGCGAGTGGGCCTGAACCCCGTCAAATCCGGTCGATGAGCTTTTCGACCCTGGCGAGGTGCGCCTTGCGCCTCGCCGCATCGATGCGGTCCATGTCGTGGAGCGTGACCATCCGGAAATCCAGCCCCTTGGCGCAGAAGGCGGCGATGCCGCGCTTCAAGAGGCGTTTTACCGGATTGCCCATGTAGAGGTTGACCACCCACCAGGGCGATCCCGTCGTGGTGAAGGCCCAGAAGAG
This DNA window, taken from Shinella zoogloeoides, encodes the following:
- a CDS encoding aminopeptidase, whose translation is MTNPSIDPQKLEKLAEVAVRVGLQLRKGQDLVMTAPIAALPLVRLITKHAYMAGAGLVSTFYADEEATLARYRHAPDESFDRATDWLYEGMAKAYANGAARLAIAGDNPMLLSAEDPAKVARANKANSTAYKPALEKIANFDINWNIVSYPNPSWARQVFPNDPENVAVEKLANAIFAASRVDVADPVAAWAEHNANLAKRSAWLNGQRFSALHFKGPGTDLTVGLADGHEWHGGASTAKNGITCNPNIPTEEVFTTPHALRVEGHVSSTKPLSHQGTLIDDIQVRFEGGRIVEAKASKGEAVLNKVLDTDEGARRLGEVALVPHSSPISASGILFYNTLFDENASCHIALGQCYSKCFLDGAGLSPDEIRAQGGNESLIHIDWMIGSDKVDIDGIRADGSRAPVMRAGEWA
- a CDS encoding ABC transporter ATP-binding protein, whose product is MSAPETILSVRDLSVAFHQGGNTSLAVDRVSFEIHRGEVVALVGESGSGKSVTANSILKLLPYPAASHPSGEILFKGKDLLKASDAALREVRGNDITMIFQEPMTSLNPLHSIERQIGEILKLHQGIEGAAARIRILELLNQVGIREPEKRLAAYPHELSGGQRQRVMIAMALANRPELLIADEPTTALDVTVQAQILELLKNLKEEHGMSMLFITHDLGIVRKFADRVCVMTKGKIVETGPVEEIFSNPQHAYTRHLLASEPRGEPRPADDSQPVVVEAEDVKVWFPIKAGFMRRVVDHVKAVDGIDLKLRAGHTLGVVGESGSGKTTLGLALTRLISSKGRIAFVGQDIAGRTFAEMRPLRRRMQIVFQDPFGSLSPRMSVADIVAEGLKVHEPSLSEAERDRRVAAALEETGLDPSTRWRYPHEFSGGQRQRVAIARAMVLKPEFVMLDEPTSALDMSVQAQVVELLRDLQARHNLAYLFISHDLKVVRALANDIIVMRGGRVVEKGRAKDIIERPGEAYTKALMAAAFNLEAVRSETISQ
- a CDS encoding 2-hydroxyacid dehydrogenase, whose protein sequence is MSTKSPVIIDLKFDQEQVAAALKGAFPDREVINLLHPANRNRDLSGIDYAVVWKPGADLFSRAKDLKVVFSGGAGVDHVLTLPGLPDVPLVRFVDETLTTRMSEWVVMQCLLHLRQHGAYEAQRQKRIWRELNQPEAKEITVGIMGFGVLGQDSARKLKTLGFNVIGWSKSGRKVEGFETYDEKGLDAFLGRTDFLVGLLPLTPDTRNIYNTGLFTRLSRKGPFGAPVFINAGRGGSQVEADIVASVNDGTLHGASLDVFQQEPLPLESPFWSMDKVLMTPHASAASDVAALFRHVAQQIGRLESGKPLEYLVDRGAGY
- the ybaK gene encoding Cys-tRNA(Pro) deacylase, which translates into the protein MSKTTRATQALTKAGVVFTVHTYDYDPGADRVGIQAAEALGEDPARVLKTLMAEVDGKPVCVIVPSDREVSMKRLASAFKGKSANMMKPADAERLTGFVVGGISPFGQKKQVPTAIEEAALAHEAVYMNGGQRGLQVRLAPRDVVTALKAITASVIA